The window TGAGTTCTGGTGGTTACCTCAACCGATAACAAAACCAGAAGGAATTGCCCCTGGGAgttttttggttaagtattggagAAGATGTCTGCATTCTCACCATAAAAATTGGGTATGGGAAAATTACTAGCAGCGGGTTTAATGGTTGTGCTGCTTATAAATCTTTGGGAATTTTTCTCCCTGACTGTACCCAATTTTATGCTTTAAAATACTAGAAGCATGGCTTTGAGTTTCTTATGAGCTGGGAAGAGAAGTGGAAGCTTTTCTTTCAGAGGCCTATCTATGAAAGGGAAATTGGGCGATTAACAGAGCTCATCATCCTTTTGGAGAAGCAAAATATAAGTAATCTCTCTGAACATCTACCATGGACGCTACACCTGTCTGGAATCTCACTTACAGTTTCGTCTTCCATAATTTGTACACAAGTGTGAAAAGCctcaaaagaatcagacttaTCTTCTAAGATTCTcctatttctttctttccaaaTCTCACTAACAAATTCAAGCAAACCACGACCCCACAAAATTTTGTGTTTCCCTTTAAGGTATCAGCCGTTGAGGACTTCTAAGAGCCAATCCTCAATCACATCTGGACGGCATACACAACAGCCAAACACTCTATGGAGAAGGGCCCACCATCATGAAGCAGAAGGGAATCTAAAGAAAAGGTGCTCGATTGTCTCCTGTCGCTTCAAACACACGGAGCAAACTGAAGGAGAAGTATACACATTAATCAGCTTCCTTTGTAGCCCTTGTTGAGTATTTAAGCTTTTATGTGCTGCTAGATTACATAGAACAGCTTCATTCTTCTTTGGCACATTGAACTTCTGTATCACAGTAATAATTGGTGACTTGCATTTTTTAGTAGTTTCTTGTAGTTTTCTTGTTGCCCACCCTTTTGAGAGTGATTTTTTACCAACTCCCTCAATGCTTGTAACCCTTTATATGTTCCTTGATGATGCTACTGGAATATCCAATTTcatcctttttctttctctttagcAAAAAGCTTGGTGTTATTGTATACTCACTTTCTATGGAAGATATTTTTCTGTCATCAATGTTgatctcattttcttttctgaACCATTTTTGCACAGCTGTCAAATGGATGGACCAACTGGTCGCAGCGGCGGTGGCATGGATATGAATGTGCCAAACTATAAGCTTGGGAAAACCCTTGGCATTGGTTCATTTGGGAAAGTGAAAATTGCCGAACATGCTTTAACTGGTCATAAAGTTGCTATTAAGATCCTTAACCGCCGAAAGATAAAAAACTTGGATATGGAAGAAAAAGGTTGGATTATTTTTTGAATTGCACTTTCAATCTTTAAACAATATCAAGTTATTTATGGATCTGTTGAAACATCACATTTTTCATCATTTTGATTTCAAGGCTTgttaaaaccctaaaccctaaacaaaGTATAGGTTTTGTTCAAATTGCCTAAGGGGGTTCTATAAAAAAATTGCCCTAGGGGAATCTACTTACAAGTTAgaacttttaatttctttagGGGGTTCCCTTCGTTTCTTCTACCCCACCACCACTAGAAAAAGGTGTTTATGGGCTTTCCTGgatctaaaaaaaattgttcattCATCCTTTTTACGCGATGAatgcttttattttattttaatttatttatgaagtTTGTTTTGGATCTAGGAAGAGGCTTACACTTTTTTCTCTCACTATGAAATTGGTGCAGTGAGAAGAGAGATTAAAATATTGAGATTGTTCATGCATCCTCACATTATACGGCTCTATGAGGTTATAGAGACCCCTTCGGACATTTATGTTGTGATGGAGTATGTAAAATCTGGGGAGCTCTTTGACTATATTGTAGAAAAGGGAAGGTTGCAGGAGGATGAAGCCCGCAATTTTTTCCAACAGGTATGTTGCAAATATAGTTTTAAACGTTGGTTGCAACTTGCAATTCATGTTATCAAATCTTAGTTATGTGTGGGAAATTCACCTTCATGGAATAGATCATCTCTGGTGTGGAGTACTGCCACAGGAATATGGTAGTTCACAGAGATCTCAAGCCAGAGAACTTGCTTTTGGACTCCAAATGTAATGTGAAGATTGCTGATTTTGGTTTGAGCAACATAATGCGTGATGGTCACTTTCTGAAGACAAGTTGTGGGAGTCCCAATTATGCTGCCCCAGAGGTATGTTTGTAGCAGGGGAGTAACTCTCAAGGAACAATTGCCACTTTGTTGGGTGTCAATTTAACAATCatgattttttaatataatatttaggtcaTCTCTGGGAAATTATATGCTGGACCTGAAGTAGATGTCTGGAGCTGTGGTGTGATTTTGTACGCTCTTCTATGTGGCACTCTTCCTTTTGACGATGAAAACATTCCCAACCTATTCAAGAAAATAAAGGTATTTCTATATTTATTTCCTTTAGCTTAATTTTTGATACGGCTGGAATAAAGTTTATCCGTGAACTTGTACTTCTAAGTGGAGgtttatatatattggtttGTTTGCTTAAACGTTAGTATTTGCATATATGGTCTGATTATTGAGTTTCTCAAGGATAATAACCTCCACCCATAATTTATTAGTATTCTTAGTATCCTAGCTGAGGGTCTTCAAGGGCATTGGagaaatattaatttattttagatgCTGATTTCATGTACTTAGATCTTTCTTATGGTGGCCAAGTTGTCTCTGTTGCACACATTTAAGTTAATATATATGCCTTACAATCAATTCAAACCATCTCGGAAGCGATGAAGACTCCAAAATTTAACTAAAATTTTGCTGTCCTTTAGGGTGGAATCTATACACTTCCAAGTCATTTATCATCTGGTGCTAGAGAACTGATTCCTAGTATGCTGGTGGTTGACCCAATGAAGCGCATCACGATCCCCGAGATTCGCCAGCACCCATGGTTTCAGGCTCATCTTCCACGCTATTTGGCCGTGCCTCCACCTGATACAATGCAACAGGCAAAAAAGGTTCAGTTTTAAAGTTTAATGAATCTTCTCTATAAAATGTGTTGAAACATATCAAATTCTTTAAACATTCATTATCTaagcattcatattacagtatTATACTTTACCGTataaaaaacttaaaagaaaCCTTTGAATTTTGTGCCCTTTGTGAAGCTTGGGAAAATTTTTGCTCTTCGGCTTTTAAAAAACACCAAGTCCTACCTTTTATTTTACAACTcttttattgatgatttattGGGAGACAATTTATCAGTCCATAGATTTTATCTCCCGTcattagatttatttatttattacttttttagTAAACATAATTGTTTCATTAACTCAAGagattctctctctctctctctcttctaaAGGAAATTTCCTGATCTATGCACGTATGTAGAGCTTGCATAAAGAAGACCACTCAATTCACTATTTTAGATCATAGACAGGAAAAGACTACTATAATGTTTATGGTTCTGGATTTCTTTTCTAAATCTCGGGACTTTTCGGTCTGAGCATGTTTCCTTATATTCTACCTTTCTGCTCTGCATAGTCTGACCATaggttttcctttttttttttctttttaatattggTCAATAAAATATAAGTCGATCCAAGATGTATTTGAtgcccttttttttctttttttgtgaaAACATAAGTTTATCTGCTactaatttttctatttattttaaaagaactaGAGCTTGTTTGGAAATATGGTCTAAAAATAGCTTTCTACATTGTTGAAAAGAATCTGTAGGAATTGGCAGGATAGTTTTTTAAAAACGGTTTCAATTTAGAATACCGGAACAATGTTTTACTGTTCGCttccttttattatttatttattttatataaaaattaacTCTTCATATGTAGTTGGTAGGATTACTAGGCAGTAATTAGTTGGCCATTGTCTTGCTTCATTATTAAGGCTTTTATTATATTGTAAGAGTAGAACCAGTCACCCATATACTATACAACTATCAAAATACTCGACATGTCTTGCTTCATTATTAAGgcttttattatattataagaGTAGAACCAGTCACCCATATAACTATACAACTATCAAAATACTCGACATCTACTTGCTTCATAAGATAATTTAGTTCTTTTCCAGTTTTGCTATATAGATTGTTAATTGCTAGTTTTTCTTGTCCGAGcatttagttattttattttattctttcagATTGATGAAGACATTCTTCAGGAGGTTGTAAAGATGGGATTTGACAGGAACCAGCTGGTGGAGTCTCTTCGTAACCGAATTCAAAATGAGGTGCAGCATTAATTAGACTTATTCTcttaacaaatttgaaaattttccttgCTAATGGTAGCTAATGGTCATTGTTACTGAGAATATATTACAGGCTACTGTTGCTTATTATTTGTTGCTGGACAACCGGTTCCGTGTTTCTAGTGGCTATCTTGGAGCTGAGTTTCAGGAGACTATGgtatttttatttcttgttCTAGTTTTAAACTTCTAGTTTGATAAGCATGTATTCCTTTTTTGTAATATTAGAAAAAGCATTCCTACCACCCTCCAGAATGCATCTTGTTGAAGATTTCCATGTTAAGGggcaaaagaaaagaagtctGGGAAATTTTCTGGGCTCATCTTGTGATGCATCTCTCCTgtatttttgtttgatttttgtagttacaGTTGATTATTTTTCCTACTTGTTTTATCAAGTGttaaattttctataattttcttCTATTAATGAAATCACTATTCACcatttatattttgttaatatttgcAGTCCaacattgttttatttttattgttcgGTAGGAAACTGGATTCAACCGTATGCACCCTGGTGATCCTACAAATCCTGCTGTAGGACACCGTCTTCCTGGATATATGGATTATCAAGGAATGGGCTTAAGGTCACAGTTTCCTGTTGAGAGGAAGTGGGCTCTGGGATTACAGGTTGGTTTCTCTGTTTTAATCTTTATCAAGCATTATTTGTAAAGATGCATTCTTGCTTTTTTTTATAATGTCGTAAGATGGATTGATATGTGTTGCTTGAATTTTCTTCTCACGGATGTGTAGTTGTATGTGTGCGCATCGACACTCAGTTTTTGTTACTTGTTCTATTTTTCTTCCTACGTTACTTTTCTGAGTAACCTAGTAACTGATGCTACCCAGTATATGGATTATGATTGTACTTTATGGTCTAACTTGGCAGTCTCGAGCTCATCCTCGTGAAATTATGACTGAAGTTCTTAAGGCCCTACGGGAGCTTAATGTGGCTTGGAAGAAGATTGGGCACTACAATATGAAATGTAGATGGCTACCTGGAATTCCAGGCCATCATGAAGGCATGATCAACAACCCTGTGCATAGTAATCATTACTTTGGGGACGAGTCTACCATCATTGAAAACGACGGCGTTGTAAAATCACCGAATGTTATTAAGTTCGAAGTACAGGTATTTTTTCTGGAACATTGAAGAAATGCACCATTTTCTCGACCCGATTGAAATGCATtccaaatttttaaatataaagtttcaTCTTGTCTGGAACCTACTATGCCTGTAGACACTAGGACCTCTGATTAACATATTTCCTAAGCTTGTTCTATTCTCTGACTTGTTTCGTAAAAGTTGTTGCTATTACATGTTTAATATAGAAGATACGGCTAGGTGAGAGTTACATCGCTTTCTCGATAATAATCTCAAGCTTCATTCTCATGCATTTTTGCTTCGGTTTTGTTGTCAGCTGTACAAAACACGCGAAGAGAAGTATTTGCTTGATCTACAGAGGGTTCAAGGCCCCCAGTTTCTTTTCCTGGATCTTTGTGCTGCCTTCCTTGCCCAGCTTCGAGTCCTCTAAAAAGCACATAATTTCAACTCATGGGATGATGAGCTTGTGAATGAAGATTTCACATGCATAACTTATTTATCATCTTACAGAATCTTAGTTCTTCTTCCCTCTTTAGATGGATAGTTCAGTCTTGTGTAAATCTGATTTTCGGTAGTAGAAGTTGTCGATCTCGGCATCCAATATTGATTGGTGATGCCCGTTACCTTGCCCCTCTTCATTAccaacaaaaaggaaaaaaaaaaatctatttaacTTCTTATGAAGTGTTGTAATTTAAAGACATTCTCGTGTTTCATATCTCTTTCGCTTGCCGTTGCTCCTCGGCTGTCGTTTTCTCTTTGTTGAGATTCGAAATCCTTTCGTCTTTGGTAAGTCTCTTAAACCCAAACTTGGAAGTGTTCTTTTCATCTTTTGACAACTATATTGAAATGATAAAAAACCTCTGATGGGATCGAGGAAAGTTGGTTGTTGAACAAACAATATCCACACGTTGATCGCTAGTATACGAAGATTGTTTCAGTAGGATACACTGACAGTGTTTTGGTAGAACATTAGTGTCATATTAACTGGTTATGATGTTCGAGCATTCTTACTCCCAAGTAGCAAGTATAGAGGATGATGAATGAGAATCAGAGAGATGGGTGAGGGAGAAAGAGCATATGTTTCTAGCTGCAATTTTTGCAATTGCTAGATAAACAAGTAGACCGCATACTGAATTGgatatttgaataaatttatAGTAGTATTTATGTTTATAATGTTAAATTGtatttttggttttgtttgaatttaatttctatgattTATTTATCTATATGTAAAATTTTATGATAATGGCCAACGCTAATTTAGGTCAACATTACCTTCTGCATTTAAAAAGGTTATGAAACTATAGTGTAACAAAGAAAAGACAGCTATTTTTCACTCAACTAAGGAAAACTTATCTATTGAAGAATTTATGAAGCAAAGCAACCCactgtatttttttaaaaaaaaatgtagacaTTTTTAAGTGCTTAAAAATGTTTCCAATTATCAAAAAGGATATTTGAAAACACATACAAATTAATCTAAACAGGTCCACAGCAAATGAGCTCCAGCTACCATTAACCTATCTCAATTAAGTATTGATAAATACCACAATGATGCCTGTGAACACTGGCCAAGCTCCCACATCGGTGAAGTTAAAAATCGTGCACCCGTTGGATGTTATAAAAAGCCGTTGCATTGCCTCTTTGGAAGTCATGGAGCCGGGCGATAAGCACAGTGCGAACTATTCTTTCGCCTTTTACTAAAGAATACCGTGTGCTTGCCGCATCCACCGGCATACGCTTATTTTTGGAGgattttctcaagaacgagaAATTCCTACATACCTTAGtttaaactttatttttattgttactGTGCCTTGGTTGCTGATTATAATGATGTTGGTTTTATTTGAAGAGTGTATCTTTTCATATAGTTAAATTCTTATTGTAGTAGAACTTATTATGTTTTAATTCTGTTCTGAAGCTCTTGGTGTGAGCTCTTACTGAAATGGTTTATATCTTTTCAGTCTTTGTGGAGTGAGATCGTTCCTAAATTGAACATTTAacttactttttaaaatttgagaaagTAATCCTAACCTTAAAACTCCATAACCTGAACAAACATTTCATCATAAATTATGACCTTTCATGCCTGTATTTTCACTAAAGAGTACTGTGTGCTAGTTGCATTCACTACATGCCTAAGAAATAAGTTATAGAACTATATGATTACAGAAGAGTATTCAATAATGGTGGACAATGCTATCCAGTGCGATGTAACATATCCATAATATAAACCAAAGTATTTGGCAACAATTCTTTCGTCCTTTAGACAATAATCTAGAATCATAGGAGTAGTGTTAACGTATTCAATTGGTACCCTAGGAAATCTTCAGCATCTTTATAAGTTAAAAGAATGCATTTCTTGCTATTTATGATATAATGTGAGAAAGATGTATAAAACTAAACATGTATATACAGATAGTCAAGTTACATTTTAGGTGTCagtaaaattattttaatggTATTTAGCATGTGTTTACTTTATAGATATTACAAGAAAAAATGTTACTATTTCAAGGGCCAACTGATTAAGTATGTTTCAAtgctataaagaaaaaaagagtaaaattcatttgtaattaatattttttttctctccctaTCAACAATTGCAACAATAGTAGCATGAAGGATGAAATTTAAAAACGTTGTGGAGTGTTGTTGAGCCTAAACTCGTTTTCATTTTATGATTTATAGAACAAAAACTAGCCACTTACATATACAGCAGTGCATCAACAAAAATAAGTCTTCAAACTTTATTCTTAGTTtagctttcttctttttttcagaCTAAAAGTCAAAGCGACGTCGTTTAAATCTCTTGTTCAGCTTCGTTCCCCATTTCTTCTCTCTTCTCACTTTCTCTGAGGATTTGTCTTGCCGAAGAAGAAATTtgaggaaaacccttaccttcTTCGTCTCTGATCCGTTTTACTCAGTAAAGATCTTGTTTTTTCTCTCAATTTGAAGTCAGATCCACCACAATTATCGATTTGCTTCTTCCTTTGCGtttcttcaccattttttttttttgttgatttactTGTTTGGTTTGTGGGGTTTTCATACAGAACTCTCAAAGATGACTCAAGACGCCGAGATGAAAGAGCTTCCTGCTCCattatcgtcttcttcctcttcagcGTCTCCCTCAGCTCTACAGAGTAAGAAACGTTTGCCCATTTTTTCTCAATCCTGGTTTTCTGTGTTGTTTATTTGAGTGCAACTCTTTAATGGTGTTCTAGGGATTGGAATATCTTCCGATGTATTGGATGTTTGGTCTTTAGGGCTTCATTCAATTCTTAAAGTTTTTGGTTTTGAAATTTACTCgtgatttcttttttcaattagatttgaaagaaattgtgtCGCTCATTGAGACCGGGGCCTATGCGCGGGAGGTTCGGCGGATTGTTCGTGCCATTCGTCTGACTATGGCGTTGAGGCGGAAGTTGAAGGCTTCTGTTCTTTCTCAATTTCTGAATCTTGTACTCCCCACAGGGTCTGAGGTGCACACTAGGTTATCCTCATTTCTTCCGAAGGTACGTAGAAATTATTGGCTAGTTTGTTCTTTTGTTACTGTGTGCGTTTGATACGTGTAAGTTTTGGTTCTTGGTGAGTGTTCTTAGCCTTCAAATTATTGTACAATTGCTTAGGAGGATGACTGTGAAATGGATGTTGACACGGCAACTCAAGCTCCTGCCAAACACCCTTTGCCCGAGATAGAGATATATTCGTACTTGATTGTGCTAATATTTTTGATTGATCACAAGAAATATGACGATGTAAGTTTTTATGCAAATGAATCAGTGTTTTTCTTATATTTCCTTTTAACTTTTGTCTGGCCATCCTGATCACTTACCGAACATTTCAGGCTAAGGCTTGTGCCTCAGCAAGCATTGCACGGCTTAAGAACCTTAATAGGAGAACAGTCGATGTTTT is drawn from Cucumis melo cultivar AY chromosome 11, USDA_Cmelo_AY_1.0, whole genome shotgun sequence and contains these coding sequences:
- the LOC103499018 gene encoding SNF1-related protein kinase catalytic subunit alpha KIN10: MDGPTGRSGGGMDMNVPNYKLGKTLGIGSFGKVKIAEHALTGHKVAIKILNRRKIKNLDMEEKVRREIKILRLFMHPHIIRLYEVIETPSDIYVVMEYVKSGELFDYIVEKGRLQEDEARNFFQQIISGVEYCHRNMVVHRDLKPENLLLDSKCNVKIADFGLSNIMRDGHFLKTSCGSPNYAAPEVISGKLYAGPEVDVWSCGVILYALLCGTLPFDDENIPNLFKKIKGGIYTLPSHLSSGARELIPSMLVVDPMKRITIPEIRQHPWFQAHLPRYLAVPPPDTMQQAKKIDEDILQEVVKMGFDRNQLVESLRNRIQNEATVAYYLLLDNRFRVSSGYLGAEFQETMETGFNRMHPGDPTNPAVGHRLPGYMDYQGMGLRSQFPVERKWALGLQSRAHPREIMTEVLKALRELNVAWKKIGHYNMKCRWLPGIPGHHEGMINNPVHSNHYFGDESTIIENDGVVKSPNVIKFEVQLYKTREEKYLLDLQRVQGPQFLFLDLCAAFLAQLRVL